One genomic window of Mucilaginibacter sp. SJ includes the following:
- a CDS encoding antibiotic biosynthesis monooxygenase family protein: MEPAHLKSEELIAQTPQPPYYAVIFTSVRTGVEEGYGDMANEMVDLARQQEGFLGVESARNNVGITVSYWQSAEAIKNWKANARHLFAQQQERDKWYLNYKVRICRVEHDYAF, from the coding sequence TTGGAACCTGCACATTTAAAATCCGAAGAGCTTATCGCTCAAACACCACAGCCCCCTTATTATGCGGTAATATTCACATCGGTACGTACCGGTGTAGAGGAAGGCTATGGCGATATGGCTAATGAAATGGTTGACCTGGCGCGGCAGCAGGAAGGTTTTCTGGGTGTTGAATCGGCGCGTAACAATGTTGGAATAACGGTGTCTTATTGGCAGTCGGCAGAAGCTATTAAGAATTGGAAAGCTAATGCCCGGCACCTGTTTGCCCAGCAGCAGGAGCGCGATAAATGGTACCTGAATTATAAAGTACGCATTTGCCGGGTTGAGCATGATTACGCCTTTTAA
- the recJ gene encoding single-stranded-DNA-specific exonuclease RecJ, with protein sequence MNKRWALKDNTNHDDVIKLAAQLNIDTVLSAMLVQRGITTFEDARYFFRPDHRHLHDPFLMKDMEKAILRIERAMATGEKIMIYGDYDVDGTTAVALTYSFFRKLYTNIEYYIPDRYKEGYGISTQGIDYAAEHGITLIIALDCGIKSVDKIDYANEKGIDFIICDHHLPGASIPNAVAVLDPKREDCEYPYKELSGCGIGFKLIQAYAEKNDIPVEEVNCYLDLVVISISCDIVHITGENRVLAHFGLQKINTDPCIGVKALMEIAGRIGTYTISDVVFSLGPRINAAGRIDDAKHAVELLIATDKDVAKEKSAMINVRNTERKGHDLNITDEALGMIESDEVLIARKSTVVFNEDWHKGVIGIVASRLTEKYYRPTIVLTRSNSHVAGSARSVLGYDLYEALCGCKDLLIQFGGHKYAAGLTMAPENLEAFIERFEEVVSSTIKPEQLIQQIQIDAELRLSQIEPKFFRILSQFAPFGPENMAPVFISKNVYVSGNAGLVGGSHIKMSVMQEGSAAFDCIAFNHGQYLEQLRPGVPFEMCYSIEENVWRERRTIQLNVKGIRFSD encoded by the coding sequence ATGAATAAACGTTGGGCGCTAAAGGATAATACAAACCATGATGATGTAATAAAATTAGCCGCCCAACTCAACATTGATACCGTACTAAGCGCTATGCTTGTGCAGCGTGGCATTACCACCTTTGAAGATGCCCGCTATTTTTTCAGGCCTGATCACCGGCACCTGCATGACCCATTCCTGATGAAGGATATGGAAAAGGCCATCCTCCGTATTGAGCGGGCTATGGCAACAGGCGAAAAGATCATGATCTACGGTGATTACGATGTGGATGGCACCACAGCTGTCGCGCTAACCTACAGTTTCTTCAGAAAGTTGTATACCAATATTGAATATTATATCCCCGACCGTTATAAAGAAGGATATGGGATCTCTACCCAGGGAATTGACTATGCTGCTGAGCACGGAATCACCCTGATCATAGCGCTGGACTGCGGCATTAAATCAGTTGATAAAATTGACTACGCCAATGAAAAAGGCATTGATTTTATCATCTGTGATCACCATTTACCCGGAGCATCCATCCCGAACGCGGTAGCAGTGCTTGACCCTAAACGCGAAGATTGTGAATATCCATATAAAGAATTATCCGGCTGTGGCATTGGCTTTAAGCTGATCCAGGCTTACGCCGAAAAGAATGATATCCCGGTTGAAGAAGTAAACTGCTATCTCGACCTGGTGGTGATCAGCATCTCATGTGATATAGTTCACATCACCGGCGAAAACAGGGTGCTGGCCCACTTCGGCCTGCAAAAAATTAATACAGATCCGTGTATTGGGGTTAAAGCCCTGATGGAAATAGCTGGTCGTATCGGAACGTACACCATATCGGATGTAGTGTTTTCGCTTGGTCCGCGGATTAATGCAGCCGGCAGGATAGACGACGCCAAACATGCGGTTGAATTGCTGATAGCTACCGATAAAGACGTTGCCAAAGAAAAAAGCGCCATGATCAACGTGCGCAATACTGAGCGAAAAGGGCACGATCTTAACATTACCGACGAAGCGCTTGGCATGATAGAAAGTGATGAGGTGCTTATAGCCCGTAAATCAACCGTGGTGTTTAATGAAGACTGGCACAAAGGTGTTATCGGTATTGTGGCTTCGCGACTAACCGAAAAATATTACCGGCCAACCATTGTGCTTACCCGTTCAAACAGCCATGTGGCCGGGTCGGCACGTTCTGTTTTGGGTTATGATCTGTACGAAGCGCTTTGTGGCTGTAAAGACCTGCTGATCCAGTTTGGAGGGCATAAGTATGCGGCCGGCCTCACCATGGCCCCCGAAAACCTTGAAGCTTTTATTGAAAGGTTTGAAGAGGTGGTAAGCTCTACCATAAAACCCGAACAATTGATACAGCAAATACAAATTGACGCCGAATTACGTTTAAGCCAGATAGAACCAAAATTTTTCAGGATCCTGAGTCAATTTGCTCCTTTCGGACCCGAAAATATGGCGCCGGTTTTCATAAGTAAAAATGTGTATGTTAGTGGTAACGCCGGTTTGGTTGGCGGCTCGCACATTAAAATGAGCGTAATGCAGGAAGGATCGGCAGCATTTGATTGCATAGCCTTTAACCACGGCCAGTACCTGGAACAATTAAGGCCGGGTGTTCCGTTCGAAATGTGCTATTCGATAGAAGAAAATGTTTGGCGCGAAAGAAGAACCATACAGTTGAATGTGAAGGGGATACGATTTAGTGATTAG
- a CDS encoding DUF1599 domain-containing protein, which produces MKKTRDYGTAWRILRPQSITDQIFIKAQRIRTLEEKKVSKVGDDITGEYIGIVNYCVIAMMQLECGPEMSTELNPDHVSQMFDEKVNETKELMFAKNHDYGEAWRDMRISSLTDLILMKLLRVKQIEDNQGLTEASEGVKANYQDMLNYAVFALIKLNIHLGK; this is translated from the coding sequence ATGAAAAAGACCCGCGACTACGGCACCGCATGGCGCATCCTCCGTCCGCAATCCATTACCGATCAGATTTTTATCAAAGCCCAGCGTATCCGTACTTTGGAGGAAAAGAAAGTATCAAAAGTAGGCGACGATATCACCGGCGAATACATAGGCATTGTTAACTATTGTGTGATTGCGATGATGCAGCTGGAATGCGGCCCCGAAATGTCGACAGAGCTTAACCCTGATCATGTGAGCCAGATGTTTGACGAGAAGGTGAATGAAACCAAAGAGCTGATGTTTGCCAAAAATCATGATTACGGCGAAGCATGGCGCGATATGCGCATAAGTTCATTGACAGATTTGATACTGATGAAACTGCTCCGCGTAAAACAGATAGAAGATAATCAGGGCCTTACAGAAGCTTCAGAAGGTGTAAAAGCCAACTACCAGGATATGCTGAACTATGCCGTTTTCGCGCTGATCAAGCTTAATATACATCTGGGCAAATAA
- a CDS encoding REP-associated tyrosine transposase has protein sequence MSEFRKANTDRPFFVTLTIVGWIDIFTRSEYCEEFLNNLEFCRKNKGLKVYAYCIMSSHIHLIVESEEAKLPQIIRDLKSYTAKRIIALITNSYTESRKEWLLYMFRYFANSTQQNSEYQFWQKTMHPTELITAKVFDQKVEYIHNNPVEAMIVNDPIAYVYSSANPDSVFKVDE, from the coding sequence ATGTCAGAATTCAGAAAAGCCAATACAGATCGCCCGTTTTTCGTAACCCTCACGATAGTTGGCTGGATAGATATTTTCACCCGGTCTGAATATTGCGAAGAGTTTTTAAATAACCTGGAATTTTGCAGAAAAAACAAGGGCTTAAAGGTGTATGCTTATTGTATAATGAGTAGCCATATTCATCTGATTGTTGAATCTGAGGAAGCAAAACTTCCGCAAATTATAAGAGACCTCAAAAGTTATACAGCTAAGCGTATTATAGCATTGATAACTAATAGCTATACGGAAAGCAGAAAAGAATGGCTGCTTTACATGTTCAGGTACTTCGCGAACAGCACTCAACAAAACAGCGAATATCAATTTTGGCAAAAGACCATGCATCCTACTGAACTAATAACTGCCAAAGTATTTGATCAGAAGGTAGAGTATATTCATAATAACCCGGTTGAAGCGATGATCGTTAATGATCCGATAGCATATGTGTATAGTAGCGCTAATCCTGATTCTGTGTTTAAGGTTGATGAGTGA
- the gcvP gene encoding aminomethyl-transferring glycine dehydrogenase, producing the protein MKLNTTYQEQFQSRHIAPSAADTAKMLKTIGVSTLDELIGQTIPQKIRLTKPLNLPAAKSEFDYLNTLKQTASKNKVFKSFIGKGYYDVIVPGVIQRNILENPGWYTQYTPYQAEIAQGRLQALLNFQTMVIDLTGMEIANASLLDEGTAAAEAMFMQYTLRKNNSANVFFVSEEVFPQTIDILKTRSEPYGIELKIGDHRTVELTDDMFGAIVQYPAGNGAVYNYADFAAKGHEKGIKLTVVADIMSLALLTPPGEWGADIVVGSSQRFGVPMGFGGPHAAFFATKDEYKRSIPGRIIGVTIDSAGNYALRMALQTREQHIRRDKATSNICTAQALLAIMAGMYAVYHGPDGIKLIAERIHGLAVLLAKTLGQLGYEQLNEAYFDTVKFDVGNLVGPIHSEALNNEMNLNYEGSIVTIAIDETTSVEYIKTIVRFFAKVKGKTFNDVDFDGINASLETVIPAELQRTSAYLTHSLFNTHRSEHEMLRYIKSLEAKDLSLCHSMIALGSCTMKLNATTEMVPVTWAEFSKIHPFAPTDQVGGYMQLFDEINNWLSEITGFAAMSLQPNAGAQGEYAGLMVIRAYHNDRGDSHRNIALIPSSAHGTNPASAAMAGMKIVVVKCDDNGNIDVTDMRAKAEQYKNELSCLMVTYPSTHGVFEESIIEICEIIHENGGQVYMDGANMNAQVGLTSPANIGADVCHLNLHKTFCIPHGGGGPGMGPIGVAKHLVPYLPGHAVVDIDRGKSIHAVSAAPWGSASILIISHAYIAMMGAEGLTNATRYAILNANYIKARLQEHYPVLYAGANGRCAHEMILDCRSFKSAGIEVTDIAKRLMDYGFHAPTVSFPVAGTVMVEPTESEPKHELDRFCDAMISIRHEIADVVDGLADKINNPLKNAPHTVAVITGNEWEHPYTRQKAAFPLPYVAANKFWPSVGRVNDTYGDRTLICSCPPLEEYEFEESVIE; encoded by the coding sequence ATGAAGTTGAATACAACCTATCAGGAGCAGTTTCAGTCGAGGCACATTGCTCCAAGCGCGGCCGACACGGCCAAAATGTTAAAAACCATCGGTGTAAGTACACTTGATGAATTAATAGGGCAAACCATACCGCAAAAGATCAGGCTTACCAAACCGCTTAATCTGCCCGCGGCAAAAAGCGAGTTCGATTATCTGAACACCCTAAAGCAGACTGCTTCAAAAAACAAAGTTTTCAAGTCTTTCATTGGCAAAGGTTACTATGATGTGATTGTGCCGGGCGTTATTCAGCGCAACATTCTTGAAAATCCCGGATGGTATACACAATACACTCCGTACCAGGCCGAAATTGCACAAGGCCGCCTGCAGGCTTTGCTAAATTTCCAAACCATGGTTATCGACCTTACCGGTATGGAAATTGCCAATGCTTCATTGCTTGATGAAGGGACTGCCGCTGCCGAGGCTATGTTTATGCAATATACCTTGCGTAAAAATAACAGCGCCAATGTTTTCTTCGTTTCCGAAGAAGTGTTCCCACAAACTATTGATATCTTAAAAACCCGCTCAGAGCCTTATGGCATTGAGCTAAAAATAGGCGACCATCGTACCGTTGAGTTAACCGACGATATGTTTGGCGCTATTGTACAATACCCTGCCGGCAATGGCGCGGTTTATAACTACGCCGACTTTGCTGCAAAGGGCCACGAAAAAGGCATTAAACTTACCGTTGTTGCCGATATCATGAGCCTTGCATTATTAACCCCTCCGGGCGAATGGGGCGCTGACATCGTAGTTGGTTCATCGCAACGTTTTGGTGTACCAATGGGCTTTGGCGGCCCGCATGCTGCTTTCTTTGCAACTAAAGATGAATACAAACGCTCTATTCCGGGCCGTATCATCGGTGTTACTATCGATAGTGCAGGTAATTACGCCCTGCGCATGGCGCTGCAAACCCGCGAGCAGCACATCCGCCGCGATAAAGCTACATCAAATATCTGCACCGCACAGGCATTATTGGCTATCATGGCTGGTATGTATGCCGTGTACCATGGTCCGGATGGGATTAAGCTTATAGCAGAGCGGATTCACGGCTTAGCAGTATTATTAGCCAAAACCTTAGGGCAGCTTGGCTATGAGCAATTGAACGAAGCTTACTTTGATACTGTTAAGTTTGATGTGGGCAACCTTGTTGGCCCTATCCATTCAGAAGCATTAAATAACGAAATGAACCTTAACTATGAAGGTTCGATAGTAACCATAGCGATTGATGAAACCACTTCGGTTGAATATATCAAAACCATTGTAAGATTCTTTGCCAAGGTTAAAGGTAAAACTTTTAACGATGTTGATTTCGACGGTATCAACGCAAGTCTTGAAACTGTTATCCCTGCAGAACTTCAGCGTACTTCTGCATATTTAACGCACAGTCTGTTCAATACCCACCGGTCGGAACATGAAATGCTGCGTTATATCAAATCACTGGAGGCGAAAGATCTTTCGCTTTGCCACTCTATGATAGCTTTAGGCTCTTGTACCATGAAACTGAACGCTACCACCGAAATGGTACCTGTTACCTGGGCCGAGTTCAGTAAAATTCATCCATTTGCCCCAACCGATCAGGTTGGCGGTTACATGCAGTTGTTCGATGAGATCAACAATTGGCTAAGCGAAATCACCGGTTTCGCGGCCATGAGCCTGCAGCCAAACGCCGGTGCGCAAGGTGAATATGCCGGTTTAATGGTAATCCGCGCTTATCACAATGATAGGGGCGATAGCCACCGTAATATTGCTCTGATCCCTTCATCGGCACACGGTACCAATCCTGCATCTGCAGCAATGGCCGGCATGAAGATAGTGGTGGTTAAATGCGATGATAACGGTAATATTGATGTTACCGACATGCGCGCCAAAGCTGAGCAATATAAAAATGAGCTTTCATGCCTGATGGTTACTTACCCATCAACGCATGGTGTGTTTGAAGAAAGCATTATCGAAATTTGCGAGATCATTCATGAAAACGGCGGCCAGGTTTACATGGACGGCGCTAACATGAACGCGCAGGTAGGTTTAACCAGTCCGGCCAATATCGGTGCCGACGTTTGTCACCTTAACCTGCATAAAACATTCTGTATCCCTCACGGTGGCGGTGGCCCCGGCATGGGCCCGATCGGTGTTGCAAAACATTTGGTTCCTTATTTGCCGGGTCATGCTGTGGTTGATATCGACAGAGGTAAATCAATCCATGCTGTATCTGCAGCGCCATGGGGTTCTGCATCTATCCTCATCATATCACATGCTTACATTGCCATGATGGGTGCCGAAGGCCTGACTAACGCTACCCGTTATGCTATCCTGAATGCCAACTACATTAAAGCCAGGTTACAGGAGCATTACCCTGTATTATATGCTGGTGCTAATGGCCGTTGCGCGCATGAAATGATCCTGGATTGCCGCTCATTTAAATCGGCAGGTATCGAGGTTACGGATATTGCTAAACGTTTAATGGATTATGGTTTCCATGCACCAACTGTTTCGTTCCCGGTTGCGGGTACGGTAATGGTTGAGCCGACTGAATCAGAGCCTAAGCATGAGCTCGACCGTTTTTGCGATGCCATGATCTCTATTCGTCATGAAATTGCCGATGTGGTTGATGGCCTGGCCGACAAAATAAACAATCCGTTAAAAAATGCACCTCATACCGTAGCTGTAATTACCGGCAACGAGTGGGAGCATCCTTATACCCGTCAAAAAGCGGCATTCCCGCTGCCTTACGTTGCTGCCAACAAATTCTGGCCTTCGGTAGGCAGGGTTAATGACACTTATGGCGACAGAACGCTGATCTGCTCATGTCCTCCGCTGGAAGAGTATGAGTTTGAAGAAAGCGTGATCGAATAG
- the lptB gene encoding LPS export ABC transporter ATP-binding protein has protein sequence MILRADNLVKKYKQRTVVNDVSFDVAQGEIVGLLGPNGAGKTTSFYMIVGLIKPNEGTIHLDDENITQDPMYRRAQKGIGYLAQEASVFRKLSVEDNIKAVLEMGDMSKEKQKDKLEELIDEFSLHKVRKNRGDLLSGGERRRTEIARALAAEPNFILLDEPFAGVDPIAVEEIQAMVAKLRTRNIGILITDHNVQETLSITDRAYLLFEGKILESGVPEVLAENEMVRKVYLGANFVLKRKVFPQ, from the coding sequence ATGATACTAAGAGCAGATAATTTAGTTAAGAAATATAAGCAGCGTACCGTTGTTAACGACGTGTCGTTTGATGTGGCACAGGGTGAAATTGTTGGTTTACTTGGGCCTAACGGCGCAGGGAAAACCACCTCATTTTATATGATAGTAGGTTTGATTAAACCTAATGAAGGTACTATTCACCTGGATGACGAAAACATAACCCAGGACCCCATGTACCGCCGTGCCCAAAAAGGGATTGGTTACCTGGCACAGGAAGCCTCGGTATTCAGGAAGCTTTCGGTTGAGGATAATATTAAGGCGGTGCTTGAAATGGGCGATATGTCTAAAGAAAAGCAAAAAGATAAGCTGGAAGAGCTGATCGATGAGTTTAGCTTGCACAAAGTGCGTAAAAACCGGGGCGACCTGCTATCGGGCGGAGAGCGCCGCCGTACGGAAATTGCCCGCGCGCTTGCTGCCGAGCCAAATTTTATCCTGCTTGATGAACCCTTCGCCGGGGTTGATCCGATTGCGGTAGAGGAGATCCAGGCGATGGTGGCCAAGCTGCGTACCCGCAACATCGGTATATTAATAACCGACCACAACGTGCAGGAAACGCTGTCGATCACCGACCGCGCTTACCTGCTTTTTGAAGGTAAAATATTAGAATCAGGCGTGCCTGAGGTATTGGCTGAGAATGAAATGGTGAGGAAAGTGTATCTTGGGGCAAACTTTGTGCTTAAAAGAAAGGTTTTTCCTCAATAA
- a CDS encoding MBL fold metallo-hydrolase — MEFFALGEGSYSVDATKKFIPFNPETDNPKDRPASLFIHVNPFLIKTKTDLIVLDTGLGFKDTRDELMLHQNIRNAGFDPDEVTLVMMSHLHYDHSGGLVVEREGKLVPSFPHAEHVINKQEWEFGISGKGSSYHVEIFEALQASAKISFVEGSGEFKPGIRYEHSGGHCPAHQVFWFDIEGEKVFFGGDELPEPEQLLRKFIAKYDMDGRKAMMLREEYGKKAAAEGWKCLFYHAKSFTIGTVETEGDHFKVKPV, encoded by the coding sequence ATGGAATTTTTTGCTTTAGGTGAGGGCTCATATTCGGTTGATGCAACCAAGAAATTTATCCCGTTCAACCCCGAAACCGATAACCCCAAAGATCGCCCGGCTTCGTTGTTCATTCACGTTAACCCTTTCCTCATCAAAACAAAAACCGATCTGATTGTATTGGATACCGGCCTTGGCTTTAAAGATACCCGCGACGAACTGATGCTGCACCAGAATATCCGCAATGCCGGCTTCGATCCGGATGAGGTAACCCTGGTGATGATGTCGCACCTGCATTATGACCACTCTGGCGGTTTGGTAGTTGAACGGGAGGGTAAATTAGTACCCAGCTTTCCGCATGCCGAGCACGTGATCAATAAACAGGAATGGGAGTTTGGGATCAGCGGCAAAGGCTCATCATATCATGTTGAAATATTTGAAGCGTTACAGGCCAGCGCTAAGATATCTTTCGTTGAAGGCAGCGGTGAGTTTAAACCGGGCATCAGGTATGAACATTCGGGTGGTCATTGCCCGGCGCATCAGGTATTTTGGTTTGATATAGAAGGCGAAAAAGTATTTTTTGGCGGTGACGAGCTTCCTGAGCCTGAGCAGTTATTAAGAAAGTTTATAGCCAAATATGATATGGATGGCCGCAAGGCTATGATGCTGCGCGAAGAATATGGTAAAAAGGCTGCCGCCGAAGGTTGGAAATGCCTGTTTTACCATGCCAAGTCATTTACTATCGGAACCGTAGAAACAGAAGGCGACCATTTTAAGGTTAAACCGGTTTAA
- a CDS encoding GH3 auxin-responsive promoter family protein, with product MTLFNSVFTWFMKKRIHQIELFMKYPNEVQEEWFEQLVSVAENTEWGKKYQYKSIENLNQFKERVPIQNYDTLKPYIERMLKGEKNVLWPSEIRWFAKSSGTTSDRSKFIPVSEEALEECHFKGGKDLLTIYFNNQPNARMFTGKILTLGGSHQISQLSPDTSFGDLSAVIMKNLPMWAEFHRTPHLDIALLENFEEKIEKIAYATKDVNVTSISGVPTWNLVLFKRILEITGKNNLLEIWPNLEMYFHGAVNFTPYREQFKKLIPHEDMYYLENYNASEGFFGIQDTKEPGDMLLMLDYGVFYEFLPIENLHDENPETLTLDEVELNKNYALIISTNAGLWRYMIGDTIKFSSLSPFRIQITGRTKHFINAFGEEVIIDNAERALDEACSQTGAIIREYTAAPVYFNGDECGAHEWIIEFEQKPAEFERFVDLLDETLRRINSDYDAKRFKDLALRRPIVRRAPDGTFFNWMREKGKLGGQHKVPRLANDREYVDAILKMMEPHFQNQDFKN from the coding sequence ATGACCCTCTTTAACTCCGTATTTACCTGGTTCATGAAAAAGCGTATCCACCAGATAGAGCTTTTTATGAAGTACCCTAATGAAGTGCAGGAAGAATGGTTTGAGCAACTGGTATCGGTTGCCGAAAACACGGAATGGGGTAAAAAATACCAGTACAAAAGTATCGAAAATCTAAACCAGTTCAAAGAGCGGGTGCCCATACAAAATTACGATACCTTAAAGCCTTACATTGAGCGGATGCTCAAAGGAGAAAAAAATGTATTGTGGCCTTCAGAGATCCGCTGGTTTGCCAAATCATCGGGCACTACCAGCGACAGGAGCAAATTTATCCCGGTAAGTGAGGAAGCATTGGAAGAATGCCACTTTAAAGGCGGTAAGGACCTGCTTACCATTTATTTTAATAATCAGCCTAACGCGCGTATGTTTACAGGGAAAATCCTGACGCTCGGGGGCAGCCACCAGATCAGTCAGTTAAGCCCGGATACTTCGTTTGGGGACCTTTCGGCGGTGATCATGAAAAACCTGCCCATGTGGGCCGAATTTCACCGTACACCGCATTTAGACATCGCCCTGCTCGAAAACTTTGAGGAAAAAATTGAGAAGATAGCCTATGCTACCAAGGATGTGAACGTTACCAGTATCAGCGGCGTACCCACCTGGAACCTGGTGTTGTTTAAACGCATCCTGGAGATCACCGGCAAAAATAACCTGCTTGAAATTTGGCCCAACCTGGAAATGTATTTCCATGGCGCGGTGAATTTTACACCTTACCGCGAGCAGTTTAAAAAGCTGATCCCTCATGAGGATATGTATTACCTCGAAAATTATAACGCTTCCGAAGGCTTTTTCGGCATACAGGATACCAAAGAGCCCGGCGATATGCTGCTGATGCTTGATTACGGTGTTTTTTACGAGTTTTTACCGATCGAAAACCTTCACGATGAAAACCCTGAAACGCTTACCCTTGATGAGGTGGAACTGAACAAAAACTACGCGCTCATTATATCAACCAATGCAGGCCTGTGGCGTTACATGATAGGGGATACCATTAAGTTTTCGTCGCTTTCGCCGTTCAGGATCCAGATTACGGGTCGTACCAAACATTTTATCAATGCCTTTGGCGAGGAGGTGATCATTGACAATGCCGAACGTGCATTGGACGAGGCCTGCTCGCAAACAGGCGCCATTATCAGGGAATACACCGCAGCCCCTGTTTATTTTAACGGTGATGAATGCGGCGCCCACGAATGGATCATTGAGTTTGAGCAAAAACCTGCCGAATTTGAACGCTTTGTTGACCTGCTGGATGAAACCCTGCGCCGCATCAACTCCGACTATGATGCCAAACGTTTCAAAGACCTCGCACTGCGTCGCCCGATAGTGCGCCGTGCGCCGGATGGTACTTTCTTTAACTGGATGAGGGAGAAGGGTAAGTTAGGTGGGCAGCATAAGGTACCACGCCTGGCTAATGACCGGGAATATGTTGATGCTATTTTGAAGATGATGGAGCCGCATTTTCAGAATCAGGACTTTAAGAATTAG
- a CDS encoding response regulator → MNINNKAISVLLVDDDEINNFISIKLIKKALLNTEIMACLNGKYAIEQLSDIQRKDPNKLPDYILLDINMPIMNGWEFLDEYKRLNLDPLGKSKIYIISSSVFSNDINKARSYPLVKDFISKPLNVEKIKELFEVAAEN, encoded by the coding sequence ATGAATATTAACAATAAAGCCATAAGTGTATTACTGGTTGATGACGACGAAATAAATAACTTTATCTCGATAAAACTGATAAAGAAAGCTTTACTTAATACAGAAATTATGGCCTGCCTGAACGGAAAATATGCGATTGAGCAACTTTCTGATATTCAGCGTAAAGATCCTAATAAACTACCCGATTATATTTTGCTTGATATTAATATGCCCATTATGAATGGCTGGGAATTTTTGGATGAGTATAAGCGCCTCAACCTTGATCCCCTGGGCAAAAGCAAGATCTATATTATTTCATCATCTGTTTTCAGCAACGATATTAACAAAGCGCGTTCATATCCGTTGGTGAAAGATTTTATCTCCAAGCCGCTCAATGTTGAAAAAATAAAAGAGCTTTTTGAGGTAGCTGCCGAAAATTAA
- the folP gene encoding dihydropteroate synthase, translating into MTKNTFFRKKVTLNAGGRLIDLSSPKVMGIINITPDSFFADSRKPGVDEALKQAEKMLTDGATFLDIGAYSSRPGAVDISAQEETDRLLPVVEAIAAQFPEAIMSIDTFRAKVAEAAVKGGAHIINDISGGMLDGDMFATVARLQVPYILMHMKGTPQTMNQLAEYDDVFGEVFDYFISKYSELKRLGVHDVILDPGFGFAKKAEHSYELMSRMNEFNLFGLPLLTGISRKRMIYGLLGNTAAEALNGTTVLNTIALMKGTSILRVHDVKEAVEAVKIWEAYQI; encoded by the coding sequence GTGACTAAAAATACATTTTTCCGTAAAAAAGTTACACTTAATGCCGGGGGCCGATTGATTGATCTTTCATCGCCAAAAGTGATGGGCATTATCAATATCACACCCGATTCGTTTTTTGCCGATAGCCGCAAACCCGGTGTTGATGAAGCCTTAAAACAAGCAGAAAAAATGCTGACCGATGGTGCAACGTTTTTAGACATTGGCGCGTATTCATCACGCCCCGGAGCGGTTGATATTTCAGCACAGGAAGAAACAGACAGGCTATTGCCTGTTGTTGAAGCTATAGCTGCCCAATTTCCGGAAGCTATTATGTCGATAGATACTTTCCGGGCAAAGGTTGCTGAAGCGGCTGTAAAAGGCGGCGCACATATTATCAATGATATATCAGGTGGCATGCTTGATGGTGACATGTTTGCTACTGTTGCCCGCCTGCAGGTGCCCTATATTTTGATGCACATGAAAGGCACCCCGCAAACCATGAACCAACTGGCAGAGTATGATGATGTATTTGGTGAGGTGTTTGATTATTTTATCTCGAAATACAGCGAATTAAAACGCCTTGGCGTACATGACGTGATCCTCGACCCGGGCTTCGGCTTTGCCAAAAAAGCGGAGCATAGCTATGAACTGATGAGCCGGATGAATGAATTTAATCTGTTCGGCCTGCCTTTACTTACAGGCATCTCGCGCAAAAGGATGATTTATGGTTTACTGGGAAATACTGCCGCCGAAGCTTTAAATGGCACAACAGTTTTGAATACCATAGCATTGATGAAAGGCACCAGTATTTTAAGGGTTCATGATGTGAAAGAGGCGGTGGAAGCGGTGAAGATTTGGGAGGCTTACCAGATTTGA